CAAGCTAGAGGTGTTCGGTTCTTCCCTACCATTGAAGAGGTAATCTTACTATATATTGTGATAGTACAATATTGTATATAAATATTACAAGTGAGTGAGATAGATTAGTGGGTTATTTTCCCCCACCATTCTTTTTTGAGGAATTCCCCACCGTTCTTGGTCTTTTGatgtatttatttatttttcatttCAAAAGACATCATGGTTCAGAATAACCATGCATAACAATATGGACCTATAAGTTAAGAATACTAAACAATTACATGATAGGACAACCACAAACACATATATATGTTGGAAGGACCAGAGACATTACCGGATAGTATCTATATACACTCCTCCTATCATAGTTGGACGCCAACAAAATCATGGGAGTGAAATGAGAAACAAACTATGTTAGAGTATAATTTCAAAGTGTATAGAATATCTATTCATCTACTATTGCTATGACTACAATGTTTAGCTATGAAATAAACATTTTAGTTTCTTGATTCTACAAGAGATACTTCATATAAAATTTTCCCTTCTTGACATACATTTACATTTTTACTTGAAGGAAAATAATTCATTGGACAAAGATTTTGTCCATGGTCCAGCCAAACAAATTCTCAAAAGTTTGAAGTCAAACTCCACTGAAGCAGTAACTTCAGGGCAAGGTTCTAGTTCATGGGATGATCCCTATGTGAGTTACACTTTCTTATATTCACTCGGTTTACTTAATTATTTTCTCCAAGATTAGCAAATAGTACACTTCTTAGGTGAAGTGACACAATATATAGTAATTTAAATCTAGAATAAGCAACATGGCATGTCATTTTCAGTAATATAAGATTTATTATGGAATTCGGTTGTTGGAAAGCATACTTACATGTATGTAGTCACATATAACTTAGTATGATGTTTCATTGTAGCTATTTTGACATGTTCACAAATATGAATGCGAGATGACTTAAACAACTACAACACTAATCGCCGACCTATTATGTTTTCGCAAATGTCATGATATTATGTCGATAGGCACAATTATGAGTATTCAAATGTACTAGGTAATCATTTATTTTAGGATTCACCCAACAAAAGGAAACAGACACACTCAGCAAGCCAAATAGATATTGTGAAATAATATGTTCGTAATATGATGCTAACCTACCTGCCATCAAAGTGAGACAAATGCTAATTTAGTCTGAGGTAGCCTTCATAGTTATCCTATTTATCTTTACCAATTTAATAAATTAAAGAAATATTTCTGCTATATGAATATATTTTGTACTTATTTTTATCAACACACGAAGAGCACGTGTTTGAGCTTCCCCAATGCATATTGGTAGTAATGTTTTATATAGAAATCATGTTATTTTGGAAAACTAGCAGAATTATCTGAACATTAGCATGGATGGGTTTTGTTAGTTCCTTTCTTTCAATTTGTATAATGTAGTGAAATTTATGGACTTATTAAACTATAAAATATTGGAAGAAAAAATACACCTTGTTAAAAGTTTGATGACATTGTTTTTGACTATTTAGTACCCCAACAATTGTTAGTTGATCGTTTCCCCATCGAAATTGATTATTCTTTATGTTCTTTGCACAATTATTATGTTAACTTCGAGGTATTTTTTTGAGATTTATATACATTTTAAACTATAACTATTTTGAAGAAAATACCCCCTTGTGAATGCCACTGCTTTTGGCTATTTATTTCCCATGGAAATTGTTAGTTACGTCACTTGATTGCTTGCATCTTGCAGTTTGTGGCACACCTAACACATTCTGGAGGTCCTAATGACAACTACTATGGCTTACATGCCACCATGGATGTGTATGGCCACGAACTAAAACATGGCCAGTGGAGTTCGACTACTTTTTGGATTAATCATGCCGGACATGGTAATAAATCAAGCTATAATGTGATTCAAGTTGGCTGGCATGTAAGCATTATTTTCTTCCCATGCACATAGCCTCTCAATTGAAATAATAAATTGGTCATTAATTTATAGCTTCAGCTATGATGTGATAATATTCAAGTAACATAAATACATCTTGTCGACTTGCCAAAATTCCTAAACATCCTTGGGATCGAATTAAATGCCCATCACAAAAAAATACTTAACCATATTTATTTGCGGGCTAATACTATGCCCCTTGAAAAGTAGGAAACTTGTGCCATTTTTCTCTGAAGTGTTATATAACAGTTAAAAACAAAGTTGGACATGTGCAAAGTTACCAGAAACTCAAAATTATTTTGGCTCAAGTGAGCTCATTTCCTTCTTCCCCAAATTCATATTTTAAGTATAAAATGCTGCAATTTCTGACCGCATGTATGTGTAGATGTTAACCTTCTGCCAAATTTCATCGACAAAGCATTTCATCCATATGTTTGTCCTTTGCGTGTAGCTCATAGACAACAAGTTTGTGGACAAAATTTTACACATACTCTAGGCACATCTACATGTGGAACTGTTTCTAAATTTTATGAACTTTTAAATATGAATTTTTAATTTTGTAAATTGTGGGATCACTAGAGTCCATGAGACTAATGTCAGCACTCAAAAACCGTGGCTTGCCATCGTGTAAATGGCGAACCAATTCATTTGTTTTCCATTTATTTGGAAACTCACCTTCTTGAACTTTAAGTGTGAGACAATGTTTATCTTATGTGTACCCTTTGTTAAACAGATTAATCCAGATCGCTATGGTGACTCACATCCTCACTTCTACACCTGTTGGACGGTATTGTGATAATTATGCTTTAAACATTACTCTTTCCCACAGTAAAAGTGATCTTACTCTCATAAGAAACATACATAGAAAGTTTCTAACCCACACACATAAACAATGTATGCAACAAAGAGATAATTATGATGCAACTGGTTGCTACAACATGGACTGCCCTGGTTACATACGGGTAGATGGCGCTGTTATAGCTCCTCGTGATGCTATACATCCAGTTTCTAATGTCCCTGATGGACCTAGACAATGTGTCACTCTAAGAGTGCTAAAGGTATGTTTTTCATCCTTTTTGTATGCATTTCATAGCCAAGTTATTCCGCTTATGAAAATCTGACTACGTGGTCGATATAGGTGTATCATTTTTCACAACCTAATAATTGGTAGATCATAACATATGTCAAAGGTATAAATTAAATGTGAAGGGCTTTAGTCTAAATCCTAATCAATTTCAGGACAAAAAAAGTGGAGATTGGTGGGTGTATTACGGCTTCAATAAAATCCCGACAGGCGTGGGATACTTCCCAAGATCGTTGTTCAGCTACTTAGCAGAAAAGGCGGACGGAATGCAATTTGGTGCATTTGTTAAATCTAAAAAAGCACTTCCAACTCCTCCAATGGGCAGTGGTGCCCTCCCAAATGGTGGTAAGGGTCGCGCCGCATCATTCACAGACATTAGATTCATTGACTAGGATGGAAATAGCAGTCCAATCAAGCAAGACCTACCCATGTTAGTTACTGATAAAAATGCCACTCTATCACCCATATTGATCATGCTGAATGCTTTTATGGTGGTCCTGGAGGTTGTATGAGATAAAATTTGATACTTTGATCTTGGTATCACCTAGTGTTAGTTGTCAAATAAAATGGCATGGATGACAAAAATTATGAAGAGAGTATTCACTTGTTTACCTAAAGCTACACAATGAAAACCTTTGCTTGCAACAAACATGCATCCCTCGTACTTAAATCGACCTAACCATCGAAGGAGTTATATGGAATAGTTGTGTGTTTAGATGTGAGGTAACATAATAATTTTTTTGGTCCGATGTTCTCTCGTGGGATGGTAACGAGGAGGTATACGCACCCTAGGAACGCAAGAAGTCATTGTTCTTATCTTTTCTTATCTAGGTTCGCCAGGCCTCTTGTTTGTAAAATAAACTCTTTTCTCTTGAAATGAATTGGTTgtacactcgctctattttataAATAATTACTCTTACGTGCCACGAAGCAACACCTAGTCGGTGCGAGGCGGTAAAATGAAGAA
This genomic window from Aegilops tauschii subsp. strangulata cultivar AL8/78 chromosome 4, Aet v6.0, whole genome shotgun sequence contains:
- the LOC120962616 gene encoding protein neprosin-like, giving the protein MDVYGHELKHGQWSSTTFWINHAGHGNKSSYNVIQVGWHINPDRYGDSHPHFYTCWTDKKSGDWWVYYGFNKIPTGVGYFPRSLFSYLAEKADGMQFGAFVKSKKALPTPPMGSGALPNGGKGRAASFTDIRFID